The Solanum lycopersicum chromosome 6, SLM_r2.1 genome has a window encoding:
- the LOC101245466 gene encoding early nodule-specific protein 2 — translation MMGSKAFLFLGIFLAIFAMISSETIMKSDDKNDEHHDGYNSIGGYSGDGRGEYNNGYKLRDGGNKPPHEGYNTPGGEYNSPHDKYKSPRDEYKFPSNEYKSPSDKYNPPRDKYKLPSDEYKYPGDKYNTPHDKYKFRSDKDKPPNDKYKPPSNEYKPRDKYKSPSDEYKLPSDKYYPPHDKYKSFSDKYKPPGDKYNLPRDKYKPPSYEYKSLGDKYNSPHDKYKPPSNEYKSPIDEYKPPSDKYDSSHNKYKSPSDKYKSSGDKYNHPHDKYKFPSDEYKSPNDKYNSPYDKYKFPNDGYKPTSGVYNPQNGGHE, via the exons atgatggGTTCCAAGGCTTTTCTATTTCTTGGCATTTTTTTGGCTATTTTTGCAATGATAAGCTCTGAGACCA TAATGAAATCGGATGACAAAAATGATGAACACCACGATGGATATAATAGCATTGGTGGATATTCTGGTGATGGACGTGGTGAATATAACAATGGATATAAGCTTAGAGATGGTGGAAATAAACCTCCACACGAGGGATACAACACTCCAGGTGGAGAATACAATTCTCCACATGACAAATATAAGTCTCCACGTGACGAATATAAATTTCCTAGTAACGAGTATAAATCTCCAAGTGACAAATATAACCCTCCACGTGACAAATATAAACTTCCTAGTGATGAATACAAATATCCAGGTGACAAATATAACACCCCacatgataaatataaattccGTAGTGACAAAGACAAACCTCCTAATGACAAATATAAACCCCCTAGTAACGAATACAAGCCTCGTGATAAATATAAATCCCCTAGTGATGAGTACAAACTTCCAAGTGACAAATATTACCCCCCACATGACAAGTACAAATCCTTTAGTGACAAATACAAACCTCCAGGTGACAAATATAACCTTCCACGTGACAAATATAAGCCTCCTAGTTATGAATATAAATCTTTAGGTGACAAATATAACTCTCCACATGATAAATATAAACCCCCTAGTAATGAATACAAATCCCCTATTGATGAATACAAACCTCCAAGTGATAAATATGACTCCTcacataacaaatataaatccCCTAGTGACAAATACAAATCTTCAGGTGACAAATATAATCATCCACATGACAAATATAAATTCCCTAGTGATGAATACAAATCTCCAAATGACAAATATAATTCCCcatatgataaatataaatttccTAATGACGGATACAAACCTACAAGTGGTGTATATAACCCTCAAAATGGTGGCCATGAATAA